In Flavobacterium okayamense, a single window of DNA contains:
- a CDS encoding zinc ribbon domain-containing protein: MAKTKELSVEDKLRALYSLQLIDSKIDEIRNVRGELPLEVEDLEDEVAGLTKRLEKYKADLDSIDAQIKEKKNAIDDHKAAIKKYLEQQKNVRNNREYNSLTKEVEFQELEIQLAEKHIKEMKASIEHKKEVVSQTKEKLDSKQSHLKHKKAELKDIMAETEKEENLLMDKSAEYEKQIEERLLAAYKRIRGSVRNGLAVVSIERGASAGSFFTIPPQTQMEIAGRKKILTDEHSGRILVDNVLADEVKEEMEKLFAKL; encoded by the coding sequence ATGGCAAAAACGAAAGAACTAAGCGTAGAAGACAAGTTAAGAGCACTTTACAGCTTACAATTAATTGATTCAAAAATCGATGAGATTAGAAATGTAAGAGGAGAATTACCTTTAGAAGTTGAAGATTTAGAAGATGAAGTTGCAGGTCTTACTAAGCGTTTAGAGAAATATAAAGCGGATTTAGACTCGATTGACGCTCAAATTAAGGAGAAGAAAAATGCTATTGACGATCACAAAGCGGCAATTAAAAAATACTTAGAGCAACAAAAAAATGTTCGTAACAATAGAGAATACAACTCTTTAACGAAAGAAGTTGAGTTTCAAGAATTAGAAATTCAATTGGCTGAAAAGCACATTAAAGAAATGAAAGCTTCTATTGAGCACAAAAAAGAAGTGGTTTCTCAAACAAAAGAGAAATTAGATTCTAAACAATCGCACTTAAAGCACAAAAAAGCGGAATTAAAAGATATTATGGCTGAAACAGAAAAAGAAGAAAATCTTTTGATGGACAAATCAGCTGAGTATGAAAAGCAAATTGAAGAGCGTTTATTAGCTGCTTATAAGAGAATTAGAGGAAGTGTAAGAAACGGTTTAGCGGTAGTTTCTATTGAGCGTGGTGCTTCTGCAGGTTCTTTCTTTACCATTCCACCGCAAACGCAAATGGAAATTGCGGGACGCAAAAAAATTCTTACTGACGAGCACAGTGGACGTATTTTAGTAGATAACGTTTTAGCTGACGAAGTAAAAGAAGAAATGGAAAAATTATTTGCTAAGTTGTAA